One genomic segment of Nonomuraea coxensis DSM 45129 includes these proteins:
- a CDS encoding TetR/AcrR family transcriptional regulator, whose protein sequence is MTRKLLLDAGLELFVSKGYAATTVDDIASAAGTTRVTFYAYFPSKVDLMKALISERLNAALDRVPSPEHGSTARDLVTVVEDGSRERIRDWLAAISQRWPVIRPYTTAAFEAAAVDPAIRELLGAWLDEAIGDVEEGLNRAGRFPAATRHFRSVIAITELDHVARHWVAGHWGVQREEMLDVLTESWHGTIGRR, encoded by the coding sequence ATGACACGCAAGCTCCTGCTGGACGCCGGGCTGGAGCTGTTCGTGTCGAAGGGCTATGCGGCCACGACGGTCGACGACATCGCGTCGGCGGCGGGAACGACGCGGGTGACCTTCTACGCCTACTTCCCCTCGAAGGTCGACCTGATGAAGGCCCTCATCAGCGAGCGGCTCAACGCCGCGCTCGACCGCGTCCCCTCACCGGAGCACGGCTCGACCGCGCGCGACCTGGTCACCGTGGTCGAGGACGGCTCGCGGGAGCGGATCCGCGACTGGCTCGCGGCGATCTCGCAGCGCTGGCCCGTCATCCGCCCCTACACCACGGCCGCCTTCGAGGCCGCCGCCGTCGATCCCGCGATCCGCGAGCTCCTCGGCGCCTGGCTCGACGAGGCCATCGGCGACGTCGAGGAAGGACTCAACCGGGCCGGCCGGTTCCCCGCCGCCACCCGGCACTTCCGCAGCGTCATCGCCATCACCGAGCTCGACCACGTCGCGCGCCACTGGGTCGCGGGACACTGGGGCGTCCAGCGCGAGGAGATGCTGGACGTGCTCACCGAGAGCTGGCACGGCACGATCGGCCGCCGCTGA
- a CDS encoding MFS transporter, which translates to MTQTATHKRGHTATVLAGCFAVLLAQVAYSLPGALNGTFQQEFQTTGAELTWVTAAFAIPMVVLELTTGVIGDLFGRKRLLQAGAALTIAGSVICYLAGTVQVLWIGQVVAGVGAAVLYPISLAMLAAVSTSQEARSRSIAMWAGFLSAGAAISPLMGGWLAEDGGWRTSYLVVIAASVVSIAITQFAADSSAPEGRRLDVPGQVTLALGLIALLFAATQGSEAGFARPEIIAAFAASVVLLGAFVVIELRTEVPLLRLGIFANRAYAVVAVATVVGMFAFLATCYSMSIWLGAIQHQSALRIGVLFLFIQGPAFLLVPVVTHLIRNVSPRWVLTAGFALIAASGLWCSTFDVHDLDWTRFMAPMLALGVGFALTVGSITAVAINAVPLRLAGMASATTNLLRDFGFALGPVLIAAFAVSRANGDLTQGLGPAIAASGLKPPYTEVAGGLAQQGGAMAVNSMPVVPGAGPDLPPVPMPDSLRVLAFESLGSAYNVAFMVAGLCAAVAAVLTLAGLFGSRRADAGEHLDDDELVAAA; encoded by the coding sequence ATGACACAGACCGCCACGCACAAGCGGGGGCACACCGCCACGGTGCTCGCCGGCTGCTTCGCCGTGCTCCTCGCGCAGGTGGCGTACTCGCTGCCCGGCGCGCTCAACGGCACCTTCCAGCAGGAGTTCCAGACCACCGGCGCCGAACTGACCTGGGTCACGGCCGCCTTCGCGATCCCGATGGTCGTCCTCGAACTGACCACCGGCGTGATCGGCGACCTGTTCGGCCGCAAGCGCCTGCTCCAGGCCGGCGCGGCCCTCACGATCGCCGGCTCGGTCATCTGCTACCTCGCGGGAACGGTCCAGGTCCTGTGGATCGGGCAGGTCGTCGCCGGCGTCGGCGCGGCCGTCCTCTACCCGATCTCGCTCGCCATGCTGGCCGCCGTGAGCACGTCGCAGGAGGCCAGGTCCAGGTCCATCGCCATGTGGGCCGGCTTCCTGTCGGCCGGCGCCGCGATCTCCCCGCTGATGGGCGGCTGGCTGGCCGAGGACGGCGGGTGGCGCACGTCGTACCTGGTGGTGATCGCCGCCTCGGTGGTCTCGATCGCCATCACGCAGTTCGCCGCCGACTCCTCGGCCCCCGAGGGCCGCAGGCTCGACGTCCCCGGCCAGGTCACCCTGGCCCTCGGCCTGATCGCGCTGCTCTTCGCGGCCACCCAGGGCTCCGAGGCCGGCTTCGCCCGTCCCGAGATCATCGCGGCCTTCGCCGCGAGCGTGGTGCTGCTCGGCGCGTTCGTCGTCATCGAGCTGCGGACCGAGGTCCCGCTGCTGCGCCTCGGCATCTTCGCCAACCGCGCCTACGCGGTCGTCGCCGTCGCCACGGTCGTCGGCATGTTCGCCTTCCTCGCCACCTGCTACTCGATGAGCATCTGGCTCGGCGCCATCCAGCACCAGAGCGCGCTCAGGATCGGCGTGCTGTTCCTGTTCATCCAGGGACCCGCTTTCCTGCTGGTGCCGGTCGTCACGCACCTGATCCGCAACGTCTCGCCGCGCTGGGTGCTCACCGCCGGCTTCGCGCTCATCGCGGCCAGCGGCCTCTGGTGCTCGACGTTCGACGTCCACGACCTGGACTGGACCCGCTTCATGGCGCCGATGCTGGCCCTCGGCGTCGGCTTCGCGCTCACCGTCGGCTCGATCACGGCCGTGGCGATCAACGCGGTGCCGCTGCGGCTGGCGGGCATGGCCAGCGCCACCACCAACCTGCTGCGCGACTTCGGCTTCGCGCTCGGGCCGGTGCTCATCGCCGCGTTCGCGGTCAGCCGGGCGAACGGGGACCTGACGCAGGGCCTCGGCCCCGCCATCGCCGCGTCGGGGCTGAAGCCGCCGTACACGGAGGTCGCGGGCGGCCTCGCGCAGCAGGGCGGCGCGATGGCGGTCAACTCGATGCCGGTGGTGCCCGGCGCGGGCCCGGACCTGCCGCCGGTGCCGATGCCGGACAGCCTCCGGGTGCTGGCCTTCGAGTCGCTGGGCAGCGCCTACAACGTCGCCTTCATGGTCGCCGGGCTGTGCGCGGCCGTCGCGGCCGTCCTGACCCTGGCCGGGCTCTTCGGCTCCAGGCGGGCCGACGCCGGGGAGCACCTGGACGACGACGAGCTCGTCGCCGCCGCCTGA
- a CDS encoding aryldialkylphosphatase, which produces MSSTVNTVLGPVPADDLGVVAVHEALLSVLPGAEHAFDVTIDRAEIFEILARKLADFRAHGGGTIVDSTGMFHGRDPRLYEALSRSTGVHIVASTGMGPEKLLGGYFLTPQTNPPTPWPAEKFARLFTQEITEGMVVPRVERRAAAGLVATAATREGMTATDESLLRGAARTALATGVPLSVRYGADAVHDLEIVLDEKLPAGRVVVGGLDREDALAAGAPQEVARRGAYVAIDHVGSDGGVTDEDRAALVLDLVKAGHGERVLLSSNAVGVAKGHPGNDLPFSHVLSEFVPLLTARGLGDEDIRRVLAGNPRDLLPVR; this is translated from the coding sequence ATGAGCAGCACCGTCAACACCGTCCTCGGCCCCGTCCCCGCGGACGACCTGGGGGTCGTCGCGGTCCACGAGGCTCTGCTGTCGGTGCTGCCGGGGGCGGAGCACGCCTTCGACGTCACCATCGACCGCGCCGAGATCTTCGAGATCCTGGCGCGGAAGCTGGCGGACTTCCGCGCGCACGGCGGCGGGACGATCGTCGACAGCACGGGCATGTTCCACGGCCGCGACCCGCGCCTGTACGAGGCGCTGTCCCGCTCGACCGGCGTGCACATCGTGGCGTCCACGGGCATGGGCCCCGAGAAGCTGCTCGGCGGCTACTTCCTGACCCCGCAGACCAACCCGCCGACGCCCTGGCCCGCGGAGAAGTTCGCCCGCCTCTTCACCCAGGAGATCACCGAGGGCATGGTGGTCCCGCGCGTGGAGCGGCGGGCCGCCGCGGGCCTCGTGGCCACCGCCGCCACCCGCGAGGGCATGACCGCCACCGACGAGAGCCTGCTGCGCGGCGCGGCCCGCACCGCACTCGCCACCGGCGTGCCGCTCTCCGTCCGCTACGGCGCCGACGCCGTCCACGACCTCGAGATCGTCCTGGACGAGAAGCTGCCGGCCGGCCGCGTCGTCGTCGGCGGGCTCGACCGCGAGGACGCCCTCGCCGCCGGCGCCCCTCAGGAGGTCGCCCGCCGCGGCGCGTACGTCGCCATCGACCACGTGGGCTCGGACGGCGGCGTCACCGACGAGGACCGCGCCGCCCTCGTGCTCGACCTCGTCAAGGCCGGGCACGGCGAGCGCGTCCTGCTCTCCAGCAACGCCGTCGGCGTGGCCAAGGGCCACCCCGGCAACGACCTGCCGTTCAGCCACGTCCTGTCGGAGTTCGTCCCCCTGCTCACCGCGCGGGGCCTCGGCGACGAGGACATCCGGCGCGTCCTCGCCGGCAACCCGCGCGACCTGCTCCCGGTGCGCTGA
- a CDS encoding phosphotriesterase family protein, producing MTRVNTVLGPIPAEELGIVAVHEHIGYGMPGSELDSTWWKSPEQRYAETVPKLRAFHDHSREYGGGTFVDATGICNGRDVDYYRSLSAKTGVHIVACTGFVGGDTALPFFERASVDYLTRQFVHEITVGIGGTGSRAGVIKVGVSRGGRMTGLDKRIYRAAARAALETGVPILTHLAIDAETAIAIFNEEGLPLDRVLFGHADDGVNAEKTRDTWIAEQGGRVGFDTFGYETELPDPPFWARPRRERLDHFLRFIGQGHLRKVLASADANCSPLGWPGVKGHTVNYIFEDLIPDLRAAGLDERTIATVFIDNPADFLTIQS from the coding sequence GTGACGAGAGTGAACACCGTACTCGGACCGATCCCGGCCGAGGAGCTGGGGATCGTGGCCGTCCACGAGCACATCGGGTACGGCATGCCCGGCTCCGAGCTGGACAGCACGTGGTGGAAGTCCCCGGAGCAGCGTTACGCGGAGACCGTGCCGAAGCTGCGCGCCTTCCACGACCACAGCCGCGAGTACGGCGGCGGCACCTTCGTCGACGCCACCGGCATCTGCAACGGCCGCGACGTCGACTACTACAGGTCGCTGTCGGCGAAGACCGGCGTGCACATCGTGGCGTGCACCGGCTTCGTCGGCGGCGACACCGCCCTGCCGTTCTTCGAACGGGCGAGCGTCGACTACCTGACCCGGCAGTTCGTCCACGAGATCACCGTCGGCATCGGCGGCACCGGCAGCCGCGCGGGCGTCATCAAGGTCGGGGTGAGCCGCGGCGGGCGCATGACCGGCCTGGACAAGCGCATCTACCGGGCCGCCGCCCGCGCCGCGCTGGAGACCGGCGTGCCGATCCTCACCCACCTCGCGATCGACGCCGAGACCGCCATCGCGATCTTCAACGAGGAGGGCCTGCCCCTCGACCGGGTGCTGTTCGGGCACGCCGACGACGGCGTGAACGCCGAGAAGACCCGCGACACCTGGATCGCCGAGCAGGGCGGCCGGGTCGGCTTCGACACCTTCGGCTACGAGACCGAGCTGCCGGACCCGCCGTTCTGGGCCCGCCCGCGCCGGGAGCGGCTCGACCACTTCCTCCGCTTCATCGGGCAGGGGCACCTGCGCAAGGTCCTCGCCTCGGCCGACGCCAACTGCAGCCCGCTGGGCTGGCCGGGCGTGAAGGGCCACACCGTCAACTACATCTTCGAGGACCTCATCCCCGACCTGCGGGCCGCCGGCCTCGACGAGCGCACGATCGCGACCGTCTTCATCGACAACCCCGCCGACTTCCTGACCATCCAGAGCTGA
- a CDS encoding FAD-dependent oxidoreductase: MQPSDLKNLTIAIVGAGYAGAAAAKALSLLGATVDVYEQASAVREVGAGIGLRPSTMDRFRQWGVFDAIAGVSSPSDYFEILTAGSDPIAKEEWPEIATYGEKTHLIHRCDFIEALLGVLPEGMVHLGHKLESVEDEGDRARLTFANGRSVTADLVVGADGIKSVVRAQLFGDNQPVFSGEHAYRAVISVDDAHGLAVDDNLRMYIGRGTKVYFLPLRHRDQVSFDVTALCPDPTWAPKVTKDDLLGTVEGFDPRIVDITRNLDMDAVNCRAVYDIDPVDTWHSDSVVLVGDAAHSMLHHQGQGANSAILDAGALADSLREAGSVKEALARYQATRKPVTDELQRISRQGWTEDEINDVFPGQKPTSQQPASEQPASEQPASEQPQD; the protein is encoded by the coding sequence ATGCAGCCTTCCGACCTGAAGAACCTGACCATCGCGATCGTCGGCGCGGGCTACGCCGGCGCCGCCGCCGCCAAGGCCCTGAGCCTCCTCGGCGCCACGGTGGACGTCTACGAGCAGGCGAGCGCCGTCCGGGAGGTCGGTGCCGGCATCGGCCTGCGGCCCTCCACCATGGACCGGTTCCGCCAGTGGGGCGTCTTCGACGCGATCGCCGGAGTCAGCTCGCCGAGCGACTACTTCGAGATCCTCACCGCCGGCTCCGACCCGATCGCCAAGGAGGAGTGGCCGGAGATCGCCACCTACGGCGAGAAGACCCACCTGATCCACCGCTGCGACTTCATCGAGGCCCTGCTCGGCGTGCTCCCCGAGGGCATGGTGCATCTCGGTCACAAGCTGGAGTCCGTCGAGGACGAGGGCGACCGGGCCAGGCTGACCTTCGCCAACGGCAGGTCCGTCACCGCCGACCTGGTGGTCGGCGCCGACGGCATCAAGTCGGTCGTGCGCGCGCAGCTGTTCGGCGACAACCAGCCGGTGTTCTCCGGCGAGCACGCCTACCGCGCCGTGATCTCCGTGGACGACGCGCACGGCCTGGCCGTCGACGACAACCTCCGGATGTACATCGGCCGCGGCACCAAGGTCTACTTCCTGCCGCTGCGCCACCGCGACCAGGTGTCGTTCGACGTCACCGCCCTCTGTCCCGACCCCACCTGGGCGCCGAAGGTCACCAAGGACGACCTGCTGGGGACCGTCGAGGGCTTCGACCCGCGGATCGTGGACATCACCCGCAACCTGGACATGGACGCCGTCAACTGCCGCGCGGTCTACGACATCGACCCGGTGGACACCTGGCACTCGGACTCCGTCGTCCTCGTGGGCGACGCGGCCCACTCGATGCTGCACCACCAGGGCCAGGGCGCGAACTCCGCCATTCTGGACGCCGGCGCCCTCGCCGACTCGCTCAGGGAGGCCGGCTCCGTCAAGGAGGCGCTGGCCCGCTACCAGGCCACCCGCAAGCCGGTGACCGACGAGCTGCAGCGGATCTCCCGCCAGGGCTGGACGGAGGACGAGATCAACGACGTCTTCCCCGGCCAGAAGCCCACCTCCCAGCAGCCCGCCTCCGAGCAGCCCGCCTCCGAACAGCCCGCCTCCGAGCAGCCGCAGGACTGA
- a CDS encoding alpha/beta hydrolase — MPLHPDIAKALAAMPAPPPGPLDPVAMRAAEEAHVPPVAERLPLHAVEDATARTAAGEVPVRIYTPADAAAYGLLVYFHGGAFFLGSLETHDHVARSLAKETGLRVISVGYRRAPEHAFPAGLQDCYGVVRWAAEQGGSLAWDGTTLAVAGDSSGGTFAAAVAAMAYDDGFDRISHQVMYYPSLDLDLDVDRYPSLRENAVGYGLETAGLKPFNAFYLGSGADPADPLVSPIKRADLAGLPPALIVTGEYDPMRDEGELYGRRLEEAGVAARVSRYPGAGHGFVQHFSWIPDYHRAFEETAAFLRGAS; from the coding sequence ATGCCTCTGCATCCCGACATCGCCAAGGCGCTGGCCGCCATGCCGGCGCCGCCTCCAGGACCGCTCGACCCGGTCGCCATGCGCGCGGCCGAGGAGGCGCACGTCCCACCGGTGGCCGAGCGCCTGCCGCTCCACGCGGTGGAGGACGCCACCGCGCGCACCGCGGCGGGCGAGGTGCCCGTGCGGATCTACACCCCGGCCGACGCCGCCGCGTACGGCCTGCTCGTCTACTTCCACGGCGGGGCCTTCTTCCTCGGCAGCCTGGAGACGCACGACCACGTCGCGCGGTCGCTGGCGAAGGAGACCGGGCTCAGGGTGATCTCCGTCGGCTACCGGCGGGCGCCGGAGCACGCCTTCCCCGCCGGGCTCCAGGACTGCTACGGGGTGGTCCGCTGGGCCGCCGAGCAGGGCGGGAGCCTCGCCTGGGACGGCACGACCCTCGCCGTCGCGGGCGACAGCTCGGGCGGCACGTTCGCGGCGGCGGTCGCCGCGATGGCGTACGACGACGGCTTCGACCGGATCAGCCACCAGGTCATGTACTACCCGTCGCTCGACCTGGACCTCGACGTCGACCGCTACCCGTCGCTGCGCGAGAACGCCGTCGGCTACGGCCTGGAGACGGCGGGGCTGAAGCCGTTCAACGCCTTCTACCTCGGCAGCGGCGCCGACCCCGCCGATCCGCTGGTCTCGCCGATCAAGCGCGCGGACCTCGCCGGGCTGCCGCCCGCGCTGATCGTCACCGGCGAGTACGACCCCATGCGCGACGAGGGCGAGCTCTACGGCCGGCGGCTGGAGGAGGCAGGCGTGGCCGCCAGGGTGAGCCGCTACCCGGGCGCGGGCCACGGGTTCGTCCAGCACTTCTCCTGGATCCCGGACTACCACCGGGCCTTCGAGGAGACGGCCGCCTTCCTGCGGGGCGCCTCGTGA
- a CDS encoding MBL fold metallo-hydrolase, with the protein MTRVHPLVSPWGRFGLYSFFVDAPEPAIVDTGIASSPAEGMAPALDAIGRRIEDVRWILLTHGHIDHVGGAHALWELTGRRARVVIHEADAPMLRSRRAHVEEYLAGRGRYLDDPDGAAKVAAATEAVISGEMEPDLLVGGGETIPLGGGVTVSVHAIPGHTPGSVAYVIDGQDDVFVGDAVQVHGAANGFPGYTDPVAYRASLERLRDEVRPRHLYLGHPYRRADGVPYGVELDAAQAREAIQGSLDIEARVGEAARRCLREGPRETDSPYSPFAPVAGSLGYTGDPALEPSPFFTSMHAYRTHAEQSS; encoded by the coding sequence GTGACGCGGGTGCATCCGCTGGTCTCGCCGTGGGGCAGGTTCGGGCTGTACAGCTTCTTCGTCGACGCGCCCGAACCGGCGATCGTGGACACGGGGATCGCGTCCTCGCCGGCCGAGGGCATGGCCCCCGCGCTGGACGCGATCGGGCGGCGGATCGAGGACGTGCGCTGGATCCTGCTCACGCACGGCCACATCGACCACGTCGGCGGCGCGCACGCGCTGTGGGAGCTGACCGGCCGGCGGGCGCGGGTCGTCATCCACGAGGCCGACGCGCCGATGCTGCGTTCCCGCCGCGCGCACGTCGAGGAGTACCTGGCCGGGCGGGGGCGTTACCTGGACGACCCGGACGGCGCGGCAAAGGTGGCGGCGGCCACCGAGGCGGTCATCTCCGGCGAGATGGAGCCGGACCTGCTGGTCGGCGGCGGCGAGACCATCCCGCTGGGCGGGGGCGTCACCGTGTCGGTGCACGCGATCCCCGGGCACACGCCCGGATCGGTGGCCTACGTGATCGACGGCCAGGACGACGTGTTCGTCGGCGACGCGGTCCAGGTGCACGGGGCCGCCAACGGCTTCCCCGGCTACACCGACCCGGTCGCCTACCGCGCGAGCCTGGAGCGGCTGCGCGACGAGGTACGCCCGCGGCACCTGTATCTCGGGCATCCGTACCGGCGCGCGGACGGCGTCCCGTACGGCGTCGAGCTCGACGCCGCCCAGGCCCGCGAGGCGATCCAGGGGAGCCTGGACATCGAGGCCAGGGTCGGCGAGGCGGCCCGCCGCTGCCTGCGGGAGGGCCCGCGGGAGACGGACTCGCCGTACTCGCCGTTCGCCCCGGTCGCCGGGAGCCTCGGCTACACCGGCGATCCCGCGCTCGAACCGTCGCCGTTCTTCACCTCGATGCACGCCTACCGCACGCACGCCGAGCAGAGCTCGTGA
- a CDS encoding CocE/NonD family hydrolase yields the protein MADFPTIQAGEQQIAVRKDLRVPMRDGVTLAADAYHGTEDKPRPALVAMSAYGKELQALALTTPPQRRPSPMWDGCIEAGDIARVVKEDYVHVIGDMRGTGDSGGEMIGNYNAGGVPQGQDLYDLIEWVAAQPWCDGNVGMIGISYFGSMQVLAAAERPPHLKAIFVSGGHFDFYETTYHGGIMWFMPRAAREGRGGDSGIAHTNVISRMRHVHAPEELERLVEERLRDPDVAAWPNLVHVLKYPKNREFWFDIVMNPLDGPWYEERNPINLARNIDIPVYLQIDQGRGWTVDGHIELFHALNGPKKLDIGSYPPMQSRPWIEEHDKMFRWYDHWLKGIDNGVMDEPAVSVFVEGSREVVTAGTWPPKPVEYRSLHLRPRHKLSYEPELMGAEHAAPDGFYQAPLTVTDKVVTVSWSTEPFEEPTELIGTGAAHLFAEIDQDDTNFILRLWDAAPDGRRQLITTGYLKASHRELDERTTEGNPYHPHTRAVPVEPGAVEEYVLRLYPFAATFRPGHRLVAELSNDEPLADAHNALLPPDAFHLPVGRPVTHKIYRDAAHPSRLVLPFTTNPGE from the coding sequence ATGGCCGACTTCCCGACGATCCAGGCGGGTGAGCAGCAGATCGCCGTGCGCAAGGACCTGCGGGTCCCGATGCGCGACGGGGTCACCCTCGCCGCGGACGCCTACCACGGCACGGAGGACAAGCCGCGGCCCGCGCTGGTCGCGATGAGCGCGTACGGCAAGGAGCTGCAGGCCCTCGCCCTCACCACGCCGCCGCAGCGCCGCCCCTCCCCCATGTGGGACGGCTGCATCGAGGCCGGCGACATCGCCCGCGTGGTCAAGGAGGACTACGTCCACGTCATCGGCGACATGCGCGGCACCGGCGACTCCGGCGGCGAGATGATCGGCAACTACAACGCCGGCGGTGTGCCGCAGGGCCAGGACCTGTACGACCTCATCGAATGGGTGGCCGCCCAGCCCTGGTGCGACGGCAACGTCGGCATGATCGGCATCTCCTACTTCGGCTCCATGCAGGTGCTCGCCGCCGCCGAACGGCCCCCGCACCTGAAGGCGATCTTCGTGAGCGGCGGCCACTTCGACTTCTACGAGACCACGTACCACGGCGGCATCATGTGGTTCATGCCGCGGGCCGCCCGTGAGGGCCGTGGCGGCGACTCCGGCATCGCGCACACCAACGTGATCTCGCGCATGCGGCACGTGCACGCGCCGGAGGAGCTGGAGCGGCTCGTCGAGGAGCGGCTGCGGGACCCGGACGTGGCCGCCTGGCCGAACCTCGTACACGTCCTGAAATATCCGAAAAACCGCGAGTTCTGGTTCGACATCGTGATGAACCCCCTCGACGGCCCCTGGTACGAGGAACGCAACCCCATCAACCTCGCCAGGAACATCGACATCCCGGTCTACCTGCAGATCGACCAGGGCCGCGGCTGGACCGTGGACGGCCACATCGAGCTGTTCCACGCGCTCAACGGCCCCAAGAAGCTCGACATCGGCTCCTACCCGCCGATGCAGTCCCGCCCCTGGATCGAAGAGCACGACAAGATGTTCCGCTGGTACGACCACTGGCTCAAGGGCATCGACAACGGCGTCATGGACGAGCCCGCCGTCAGCGTCTTCGTCGAGGGCTCCCGCGAGGTCGTCACCGCCGGCACGTGGCCGCCCAAGCCGGTCGAGTACCGCTCGCTCCACCTGCGCCCGCGCCACAAGCTGTCGTACGAGCCGGAGCTGATGGGCGCCGAGCACGCCGCGCCCGACGGCTTCTACCAGGCCCCGCTCACCGTCACCGACAAGGTCGTGACGGTGAGCTGGAGCACCGAGCCGTTCGAGGAGCCCACCGAGCTGATCGGCACCGGCGCGGCGCACCTGTTCGCCGAGATCGACCAGGACGACACCAACTTCATCCTGCGCCTGTGGGACGCCGCGCCCGACGGCAGGCGGCAGCTCATCACCACCGGCTATCTCAAGGCGTCGCACCGCGAGCTCGACGAGCGCACGACCGAGGGCAACCCGTACCACCCGCACACCCGCGCGGTCCCCGTCGAGCCCGGCGCCGTCGAGGAGTACGTGCTGCGCCTCTACCCGTTCGCCGCGACCTTCCGGCCCGGCCACCGCCTGGTGGCGGAGCTGTCGAACGACGAGCCGCTGGCCGACGCGCACAACGCGCTGCTGCCGCCGGACGCCTTCCACCTGCCGGTGGGCCGCCCGGTCACCCACAAGATCTACCGGGACGCCGCCCACCCGTCACGGCTCGTCCTGCCGTTCACCACGAACCCCGGCGAGTAG
- a CDS encoding ABC transporter ATP-binding protein, producing MTPKISFRNVSKSFPLKGGDFLALDRVDLDIADREFVTVVGPSGCGKSTLMSMAAGLTEPGTGDILLDGAPVAGPGPDRGVIFQQYALFPWLTVRKNVEFGLKLMNLPQDERRKRAEHAIELVGLSDFADALPKTLSGGMKQRCAIARAYAVGPQVLLMDEPFGALDALTRVQLQDQLLDTWSRERRTVMFITHDVDEAVYLANRVVVMAARPGRIHRVIDVDLPYPRTEEVRLSPEFSRIRNEVWHSVYHQAPAA from the coding sequence ATGACTCCCAAGATCTCCTTCAGGAACGTGTCGAAGTCGTTCCCGCTGAAGGGCGGCGACTTCCTCGCCCTCGACCGGGTGGACCTGGACATCGCCGACCGCGAGTTCGTCACCGTCGTCGGCCCGTCGGGGTGCGGCAAGAGCACGCTGATGAGCATGGCCGCCGGCCTGACCGAGCCGGGGACGGGGGACATCCTGCTCGACGGCGCCCCCGTCGCCGGTCCCGGCCCCGACCGTGGGGTGATCTTCCAGCAGTACGCGCTGTTCCCGTGGCTGACCGTGCGCAAGAACGTCGAGTTCGGGCTCAAGCTCATGAACCTGCCGCAGGACGAGCGCAGGAAGCGCGCCGAGCACGCGATCGAGCTGGTCGGGCTGTCGGACTTCGCCGACGCGCTGCCGAAGACCCTGTCCGGCGGCATGAAGCAGCGCTGCGCAATCGCCCGCGCGTACGCGGTCGGCCCGCAGGTGCTGCTCATGGACGAGCCGTTCGGCGCCTTGGACGCGCTCACCCGCGTCCAGCTCCAGGACCAGCTCCTCGACACGTGGAGCAGGGAGCGGCGCACCGTCATGTTCATCACCCACGACGTGGACGAGGCCGTCTACCTGGCCAACCGGGTCGTGGTCATGGCCGCGCGCCCCGGCCGCATCCACCGGGTCATCGACGTGGACCTGCCGTACCCGAGGACCGAGGAGGTACGGCTGTCGCCGGAGTTCTCCCGCATCCGCAACGAGGTCTGGCACTCGGTCTACCACCAGGCGCCCGCCGCCTGA
- a CDS encoding ABC transporter permease, with the protein MTAATVTEPSAAPRRRRPRPGRTVVLNVTAVIAGLALWTGLSVSGITGLTGPVEVVRRGAELIADGTLLTDVLASLRRVFTGFVLGTVLAIPVGFLMGWYATARALIEPYVQFFRTIPPLAIIPLAILLMGIGETPKVFVIFLAAFLSSVVSTFQGVLDVDKTLINAARVLGASDRTIFMKVVVPASTPFIIVGMRVGLGAAWGTLVAAELIAAQEGLGYRMQQAQLYYDLPTIFVGLISIGVLGLVMDRLLLLAERRLTGWQERR; encoded by the coding sequence ATGACCGCCGCCACCGTGACAGAACCGTCCGCCGCGCCGCGCCGCCGCCGCCCGAGGCCCGGCCGCACGGTCGTGCTCAACGTGACGGCCGTGATCGCCGGACTCGCCCTCTGGACCGGACTGTCCGTGTCCGGCATCACGGGCCTGACGGGGCCGGTCGAGGTGGTGCGGCGGGGCGCCGAGCTCATCGCCGACGGCACCCTCCTCACCGACGTCCTGGCGAGCCTCCGCCGCGTCTTCACCGGCTTCGTGCTGGGCACGGTGCTCGCGATCCCGGTCGGCTTCCTCATGGGCTGGTACGCCACCGCCCGCGCGCTGATCGAGCCGTACGTGCAGTTCTTCCGCACGATCCCGCCGCTGGCGATCATCCCGCTGGCCATCCTGCTGATGGGCATCGGCGAGACGCCCAAGGTGTTCGTCATCTTCCTGGCCGCGTTCCTGTCCAGCGTGGTCTCCACCTTCCAGGGCGTCCTGGACGTGGACAAGACCCTCATCAACGCCGCCCGCGTGCTGGGCGCGTCCGACCGGACGATCTTCATGAAGGTCGTGGTGCCGGCCTCGACGCCGTTCATCATCGTCGGCATGCGCGTCGGACTCGGCGCGGCCTGGGGGACCCTCGTGGCGGCCGAGCTGATCGCCGCCCAGGAAGGGCTGGGCTACCGCATGCAGCAGGCCCAGCTCTACTACGACCTTCCCACGATTTTCGTCGGCCTGATCAGCATCGGGGTGCTCGGCCTGGTCATGGACCGGCTCCTGCTGCTGGCCGAGCGCAGGCTGACCGGATGGCAGGAGCGCCGATGA